One Cryptosporangium phraense DNA segment encodes these proteins:
- a CDS encoding cold-shock protein, translating to MATGTVKWFNAEKGFGFIAPDGGGPDVFAHYSAIQTQGYKELTDGQAVEFDVTQGQKGPQAANIRPL from the coding sequence ATGGCTACTGGCACCGTGAAGTGGTTCAACGCAGAGAAGGGGTTCGGGTTCATCGCGCCCGACGGGGGCGGTCCGGATGTCTTCGCCCACTACTCGGCGATCCAGACTCAGGGCTACAAGGAACTGACCGACGGACAGGCGGTTGAGTTCGACGTCACCCAGGGTCAGAAGGGCCCGCAGGCGGCGAACATCCGACCGCTGTAG